From Pangasianodon hypophthalmus isolate fPanHyp1 chromosome 30, fPanHyp1.pri, whole genome shotgun sequence, a single genomic window includes:
- the snw1 gene encoding SNW domain-containing protein 1 translates to MVAPLRRITCLSTAIKTYQKKQQLHSRLYDDRFNKKREMSLMSFLPVPTQLSQDQLEAEETAKAQRSHSTALVLTRREPPPYGSRKGWVPRSSEDFGDGGAFPEIHMAQYPLEMGRKKRTSNALALQVDAEGKIKYDAIARQGQGKDKVIFSKYTDLLPKEVLHDDAPELQRPDGEAVKELTEKTRAALEKQVSQKIAAAMPVRAADKQAPAQYIRYTPSQQGVAFNSGAKQRVIRMVEMQKDPMEPPRFKINKKIPRGPPSPPAPVMHSPSRKMTVKEQQEWKIPPCISSWKNAKGYTIPLDKRLAADGRGLQTVHINENFAKLAEALYIADRKAREAVEMRAQVEKKMAQKEKEKKEEKLRELAKMARDRRAGIKSHGDKGGDDGEVRERDEIRHDRRKERQHDRNISRAAPDKRSKLQRDQDRDISELIALGQPNPRISSEAQYDQRLFNQNRGMDSGFAGGEDEIYNVYDQPFGRSRDMAQNIYRPKNTGKELYGDDLDTLMQNQRFVPDREFSGTDHGPRRDGPVQFEEDPFGLDKFLEEAKQHGGSKRPSTTGRSKDYDHDKKRRKE, encoded by the exons ATGGTGGCGCCACTCCGCAGAATAACATGTTTATCAACAGCCATAAAAACCTACCAGAAGAAGCAGCAGCTCCACTCGCGTCTTTATGACGACAGATTCAACAAGAAAAGGGAAATGTCGCTAATGAG CTTTTTGCCCGTGCCGACTCAGCTGTCTCAAGACCAGCTAGAGGCAGAAGAGACGGCCAAGGCCCAGAGGTCCCACTCCACAGCGCTGGTGTTAACTCGGAGAGAACCTCCTCCGTATGGATCCCGAAAAGGATGGGTGCCCCGCAGTTCTGAG GACTTCGGTGATGGTGGTGCATTTCCGGAGATCCACATGGCTCAGTATCCGCTCGAAATGGGCCGGAAGAAGAGAACCTCCAATGCCCTTGCCTTACAGGTGGACGCAGAGGGGAAGATCAAGTACGATGCAATTGCTCGTCAAGGACAGGGAAAGGATAAG GTCATATTTAGTAAATACACAGATCTGCTTCCGAAGGAAGTGCTTCATGATGATGCTCCTGAACTGCAGAGACCTGATGGGGAGGCAGTTAAAGAG CTCACAGAAAAGACCAGAGCTGCTCTAGAGAAGCAGGTGTCTCAGAAGATCGCTGCAGCCATGCCTGTTCGAGCAGCAGATAAACAGGCCCCAGCGCAGTACATACG GTACACACCTTCACAGCAGGGCGTGGCGTTTAACTCCGGTGCCAAGCAGAGGGTCATTCGTATGGTGGAGATGCAGAAAGACCCGATGGAGCCACCACGGTTTAA GATTAATAAGAAGATTCCTCGTGGCCCTCCGTCTCCTCCTGCTCCAGTCATGCACTCCCCCAGCAGAAAG ATGACTGTGAAAGAACAACAAGAGTGGAAGATTCCTCCCTGCATTTCCAGCTGGAAGAATGCCAAG ggtTACACAATACCACTGGACAAGCGTCTGGCTGCAGATGGAAGAGGTCTTCAGACAGTTCACATCAACGAGAATTTTGCCAAGTTAGCTGAGGCTCTCTACATAGCAGACAGAAAG GCTCGAGAGGCGGTGGAGATGCGCGCTCAGGTGGAAAAGAAAATGGcgcaaaaagaaaaggagaagaaggaggagaaactCAGGGAACTGGCAAAGATGGCCCGAGACAGGAGAGCAGGCATCAAAAGCCACGGAGACAAAG GTGGTGATGACGGTGAGGTTAGGGAGCGTGATGAGATCCGCCATGACAGGAGGAAGGAGCGACAGCACGACAGGAACATCTCCAGAGCCGCCCCTGATAAGAG GTCTAAACTGCAGAGGGACCAGGACAGAGACATCAGTGAGCTGATCGCCCTGGGCCAGCCCAACCCGCGCATCTCCAGCGAGGCTCAGTATGATCAGCGCCTCTTTAATCAGAACAGG GGAATGGACAGTGGCTTTGCGGGAGGAGAGGATGAGATATATAACGTATACGACCAACCGTTCGGGAGAAGCAGAGACATGGCACAGAACATCTACAGGCCCAAGAACACAGGCAAGGAGTTATATGGAGATGACCTGGACACCCTCATGCAGAACCaaag GTTTGTCCCTGATAGGGAGTTTTCTGGTACGGATCATGGCCCACGTAGGGATGGACCTGTCCAGTTTGAAGAAGATCCTTTTGGTCTGGACAAGTTCTTGGAAGAGGCCAAACAACACGGTGGCTCCAAAAGACCATCAACCACTGGGCGCTCAAAGGACTATGATCATGACAAGAAGCGCAGGAAGGAGTGA